The following proteins are encoded in a genomic region of Pan troglodytes isolate AG18354 chromosome 2, NHGRI_mPanTro3-v2.0_pri, whole genome shotgun sequence:
- the PP2D1 gene encoding protein phosphatase 2C-like domain-containing protein 1 isoform X3, producing MSTNNALRVFWKSREWNMKTSTFDPDEDILLLPKRKRFRKKKSRPVRHTKRHEEEQVYEQGTTLPCSICKHEIDLTGIFLHKKQHVALATLGFQRMGRKKPQPSVIAVQRQFMISKLLSSFTFTEKTLQSINNAFELLWKKQIPAYYKIFDNIDRSVIYSQKICHLLIKGVGICEDRNSTWKADMNDKFTVVSNFGNKPNVCFFGLFDGHHGASAAELTSMELPVLLLHQLSKFDPSYQMTTDEQQIINSFYTVFREEYTAIEDLFSAINKTEAVRCEYEDTHKAFAKAFWRMDRLLGLGRKEVSRVQWSGCSAVTCILEGKPKSPYAHKNWKRKNTHDGLAESSPSQEMPKIISGILHVANTGRGRTATRI from the coding sequence AGTGTTTTGGAAATCAAGAGAATGGAATATGAAAACATCAACATTTGATCCAGATGAGGATATTCTACTTTTACCCAAAAGAAAAcgttttagaaagaaaaagtcaaGACCAGTGAGACACACCAAACGCCATGAAGAGGAGCAGGTCTATGAGCAAGGGACCACATTACCCTGTTCCATATGCAAGCACGAAATTGACCTAACTGGTATTTTTCTCCATAAGAAGCAACATGTAGCTCTGGCCACGCTGGGTTTCCAACGGATGGGTAGAAAGAAACCACAGCCCTCAGTGATTGCTGTTCAGAGACAGTTCATGATTTCTAAACTATTGTCATCTTTTACGTTCACTGAAAAAACCCTACAGAGCATTAATAATGCTTTTGAGCTGCTTTGGAAAAAACAAATACCAGCATACTATAAGATTTTTGATAACATTGACAGGAGTGTCATATATTCTCAAAAAATATGTCATCTGTTAATTAAAGGAGTGGGCATTTGTGAAGACAGGAATTCTACATGGAAAGCTGACATGAATGATAAATTCACTGTAGTGAGTAATTTTGGTAATAAACCtaatgtgtgtttttttggtttgtttgatgGACATCACGGTGCCTCAGCGGCAGAGTTGACATCAATGGAACTCCCAGTTTTACTTCTCCATCAGCTTTCCAAATTTGATCCTTCTTACCAAATGACAACTGATGAGCAACAAATAATCAATTCCTTTTACACTGTGTTTAGAGAAGAATACACAGCAATAGAAGACCTCTTTTCTGCcataaacaaaacagaagcagTGAGGTGTGAGTATGAGGACACACACAAAGCCTTTGCAAAAGCATTTTGGAGAATGGATAGGCTTTTAGGTCTTGGAAGAAAAGAAGTGTCCAGGGTTCAATGGAGTGGCTGCTCTGCAGTTACTTGTATATTGGAAGGCAAACCTAAAAGTCCTTACGCTCATaagaattggaaaagaaaaaatacccatGATGGGTTGGCAGAGAGCTCCCCTTCCCAAGAGATGCCAAAAATAATTTCTGGAATATTACATGTTGCAAACACTG